The Breoghania sp. genome has a segment encoding these proteins:
- a CDS encoding UbiX family flavin prenyltransferase, with protein sequence MKRIIIGISGASGAIYGIRALELLREVPGVETHAVVSPSALTTMGAETDCTRDDLKVLADELHDFHDIGASLASGSYRTAGMLIAPCSIKTLSAVANSYCDSLMIRAADVCLKERRRLVLMVRETPLHAGHLDLMSRVTQAGAVVMPPVPAFYARPTSLDEMVTHTVARSLDLFDIEVPGVSRWKDG encoded by the coding sequence ATGAAACGGATCATCATTGGGATCAGCGGCGCATCGGGCGCGATTTACGGCATTCGCGCGCTGGAATTGTTGCGCGAGGTACCGGGCGTGGAGACCCACGCCGTCGTCTCGCCATCGGCCCTGACGACCATGGGCGCGGAAACCGACTGCACCCGGGACGACCTGAAGGTCCTTGCGGACGAGCTGCATGATTTCCACGATATCGGGGCGTCGCTCGCCTCCGGCTCCTACCGTACGGCGGGAATGCTCATTGCACCGTGTTCCATCAAGACGCTGAGCGCGGTCGCCAATTCCTATTGCGACAGCCTGATGATCCGGGCGGCGGATGTGTGCCTGAAGGAGCGTCGACGGCTGGTGCTGATGGTGCGCGAAACGCCGCTTCATGCGGGGCATCTGGATCTGATGAGCCGGGTGACACAGGCGGGCGCGGTGGTGATGCCGCCGGTTCCGGCCTTCTATGCGCGGCCAACCTCGCTGGATGAGATGGTCACGCACACGGTGGCCCGCTCGCTGGATCTCTTCGATATCGAGGTGCCGGGAGTTTCGCGCTGGAAGGACGGGTAG
- the choV gene encoding choline ABC transporter ATP-binding protein yields MQDFNGDSDPVVSFQSVDIVFGTQPKRALPLIDEGLSRDEIQARTNQVVGVTGATFDVHEGEVLVLMGLSGSGKSTLLRAVNGLNPVIRGKVLVRDGDEQVNPAKCSRERLRHLRRSRIAMVFQQFALLPWRTVLDNVGFALELSGVARKEREERARAQLDLVGLSEWADNPVHELSGGMQQRVGLARAFATDAPILLMDEPFSALDPLIRGRLQDELLEFQAKLNRTIIFVSHDLDEAVKIGSRIAIMESARVVQLGTPQEIVRKPATGYVADFVAHMNPLNVLRARDVMVDADGAKLNGNPTCAARTPVRDLIEMCLETGEPVFVREGEEVLGMVRQSDLLECLRQDTHRQ; encoded by the coding sequence ATGCAGGATTTCAACGGCGACAGCGACCCGGTCGTCAGCTTCCAGTCGGTCGATATCGTCTTCGGCACACAGCCCAAGCGCGCCCTGCCACTCATCGACGAGGGCCTGAGCCGCGACGAGATCCAGGCGCGCACCAATCAGGTCGTCGGCGTGACGGGCGCGACATTCGACGTCCACGAGGGTGAGGTTCTGGTGCTGATGGGGCTTTCCGGTTCCGGCAAGTCCACGCTTCTACGTGCCGTCAACGGATTGAACCCGGTCATCCGCGGCAAGGTTCTGGTGCGCGACGGCGACGAGCAGGTCAACCCGGCCAAGTGCTCCAGGGAGCGCCTGCGCCATCTTCGCCGCTCGCGCATCGCGATGGTTTTCCAGCAATTCGCGCTGCTGCCCTGGCGCACGGTGCTCGACAATGTCGGCTTCGCACTGGAACTGTCCGGCGTTGCACGGAAAGAGCGCGAGGAGCGCGCCCGCGCCCAGCTCGATCTGGTCGGCCTGAGCGAATGGGCCGACAATCCCGTCCATGAGCTTTCCGGCGGCATGCAGCAGCGTGTCGGCCTTGCCCGCGCCTTCGCCACCGACGCGCCGATCCTCTTGATGGACGAGCCCTTTTCCGCGCTCGACCCGCTGATCCGCGGCCGTCTTCAGGACGAGCTGCTGGAGTTTCAGGCCAAGCTCAACCGCACCATCATCTTCGTCAGCCACGATCTCGACGAGGCGGTGAAGATCGGCTCCCGCATCGCCATCATGGAAAGCGCGCGCGTGGTCCAGCTCGGCACGCCCCAGGAAATCGTGCGCAAGCCCGCGACCGGCTACGTGGCCGATTTCGTCGCCCACATGAACCCGCTCAACGTGCTGCGCGCGCGCGACGTGATGGTGGACGCGGACGGCGCGAAGCTGAACGGCAACCCCACTTGCGCCGCGCGGACGCCGGTGCGCGATCTCATCGAGATGTGCCTTGAAACCGGCGAGCCTGTCTTTGTGCGCGAAGGCGAAGAGGTTCTCGGCATGGTTCGCCAGTCCGACCTCCTGGAATGCCTGCGCCAGGACACACACCGGCAGTAG
- the choW gene encoding choline ABC transporter permease subunit: protein MNWIAEHKLDIGTRVSWFVDWLTDNASGFFDGIAWALSYLIDKLLLVLLGPPPLVVILATVALAWLVRRNWKFPLFAAIALLFVFNQGYWEETMETLSLVISSSVLCMIVGIPIGILAARSDTFYAVLRPVLDLMQTIPTFVYLIPALILFGLGMVPGLIATVIFAIPAPIRLTRLGIASTPKPLIEAGQAFGATTWQLLWKIEMPYAMPSIMAGLTQTIMLSLSMVVIAALVGADGLGVPTLRALNQVNIAKGFEVGLAIVMIAIMLDRFLKTSDGKTDR from the coding sequence ATGAACTGGATAGCCGAGCACAAGCTGGATATCGGAACACGGGTGAGTTGGTTCGTCGACTGGCTGACCGACAATGCCTCAGGCTTCTTCGACGGGATCGCGTGGGCTCTTTCCTACCTGATCGACAAGCTGTTGCTGGTGCTGCTCGGACCACCGCCCCTGGTCGTCATCCTGGCGACGGTGGCACTTGCCTGGCTGGTGCGGCGAAACTGGAAATTCCCGCTCTTTGCCGCCATCGCCCTGCTTTTCGTTTTCAATCAGGGCTACTGGGAAGAGACCATGGAGACCCTGTCTCTGGTCATTTCCTCCTCGGTCCTGTGCATGATCGTCGGCATTCCCATCGGCATTCTGGCCGCGCGCTCCGACACGTTCTACGCGGTGCTGCGCCCGGTGCTCGACCTGATGCAGACGATCCCGACCTTCGTCTATCTGATCCCCGCGCTGATCCTCTTTGGGCTCGGCATGGTGCCGGGCCTGATCGCCACGGTGATCTTCGCCATCCCCGCCCCCATCCGGTTGACCCGGCTCGGCATTGCCTCCACGCCCAAACCGCTGATCGAGGCGGGACAGGCTTTCGGCGCCACCACCTGGCAGCTTCTGTGGAAAATCGAGATGCCCTATGCGATGCCCTCGATCATGGCGGGCCTCACCCAGACCATCATGCTGTCGCTGTCGATGGTGGTGATCGCGGCCCTTGTGGGCGCCGACGGGCTCGGCGTGCCGACGCTTCGCGCGCTCAATCAGGTCAATATCGCCAAGGGCTTCGAGGTCGGGCTCGCGATCGTCATGATCGCCATCATGCTCGACCGCTTCCTCAAGACAAGCGACGGAAAGACGGACCGCTGA
- a CDS encoding choline ABC transporter substrate-binding protein has translation MQTQTSQAANQARGQTTVRTFTRTVSALATAAALCVGLVGSASAANDACKAVRFSDVGWTDITATTATASTVLEAMGYEPDVKLLSLPVTYASLKNKDIDVFLGTWMPTMEADIAPYREEGSVEIVRTNLEGAKYTLAVPKYTYDKGLKSFQDIAKFADDLDGKIYAIEPGNDGNRLILSMIESDQFGLSALSMVESSEQGMLAQVRRAVRRNKDIVFLGWEPHPMNSNFELEYLSGGDEVFGPNFGGAIVQTNVRAGYMQDCPNVGKFLKNLEFTLKMENEIMGEILDGGKDAGPAAKEWLTANPGVLDAWLDGVTTFDGKEALPAVKAALGL, from the coding sequence ATGCAGACCCAGACGAGCCAAGCCGCCAATCAGGCCCGCGGACAAACGACCGTGCGAACTTTCACCAGAACGGTCTCCGCCCTGGCCACGGCAGCGGCACTCTGTGTGGGACTGGTCGGCTCCGCCTCCGCCGCCAATGACGCCTGCAAGGCCGTGCGCTTCTCCGATGTTGGCTGGACCGACATCACCGCCACCACGGCAACCGCCTCCACCGTTCTGGAAGCCATGGGCTACGAGCCGGACGTCAAGCTCCTCTCCCTGCCGGTGACCTACGCATCCTTGAAGAACAAGGACATCGACGTCTTCCTCGGCACCTGGATGCCGACCATGGAGGCCGATATCGCGCCCTATCGCGAGGAAGGCTCGGTTGAGATCGTGCGCACCAATCTGGAAGGCGCGAAATACACGCTCGCCGTTCCCAAATACACCTACGACAAGGGCCTCAAATCCTTCCAGGACATCGCCAAGTTCGCCGATGATCTGGACGGCAAGATCTACGCCATCGAGCCGGGCAATGACGGCAACCGGCTGATCCTCAGCATGATCGAGAGCGATCAGTTCGGCCTGTCTGCGCTGAGCATGGTTGAATCTTCCGAACAGGGCATGCTCGCGCAGGTCCGCCGCGCGGTGCGCCGCAACAAGGACATCGTGTTCCTGGGGTGGGAACCGCACCCGATGAACTCCAACTTCGAGCTGGAATATCTCTCCGGCGGCGATGAGGTCTTTGGGCCGAACTTTGGTGGCGCGATCGTGCAGACCAATGTGCGCGCAGGCTACATGCAGGACTGCCCAAATGTCGGCAAGTTCCTCAAGAACCTCGAATTCACGCTCAAGATGGAAAACGAGATCATGGGCGAGATCCTCGATGGCGGCAAGGATGCGGGCCCGGCGGCCAAGGAATGGCTGACCGCCAATCCCGGCGTTCTTGATGCCTGGCTCGACGGTGTGACCACCTTCGACGGCAAGGAAGCCCTTCCCGCCGTCAAGGCCGCCCTCGGCCTGTAA
- the betI gene encoding transcriptional regulator BetI, with the protein MPKIGMEGARRRALISATVEAIHERGFCDATVADIARRAGVSGGLALHYFGSKKALLTATMGHLLVDLAAELKARRKTAQDPRARISAVIGASFSPDQFQAQVVSAWLAFYLQAQTDPETQRLLRVYHRRLISNLTHEFHVLLTGQEPQTGRRRAAARRAAEGTAALIDGLWLQRALARGVSDARSAIRLVEDYVERQVEAARLAEAREMGGVPGRNM; encoded by the coding sequence ATGCCAAAAATCGGAATGGAAGGCGCACGGCGACGTGCATTGATCTCGGCCACGGTGGAGGCGATCCACGAGCGGGGATTTTGCGACGCGACGGTGGCGGATATCGCGCGCCGGGCAGGCGTCTCCGGCGGGTTGGCGCTGCATTATTTCGGCTCCAAGAAGGCGCTTCTGACGGCGACGATGGGGCATTTGCTGGTTGATCTGGCAGCAGAACTGAAGGCGCGGCGCAAGACGGCGCAGGATCCGCGGGCGAGAATCTCGGCGGTAATCGGGGCGAGCTTCTCGCCGGACCAGTTTCAGGCGCAGGTCGTTTCCGCCTGGCTCGCCTTCTATCTGCAGGCCCAGACCGATCCGGAGACACAGCGTCTCCTACGGGTCTATCACCGGCGGCTGATCTCCAACCTGACGCATGAATTCCACGTGCTTTTGACAGGGCAGGAGCCGCAAACCGGGCGCCGACGTGCGGCTGCGCGGCGGGCAGCGGAAGGCACGGCGGCCCTGATCGACGGCTTGTGGTTGCAGCGCGCGCTCGCCAGGGGGGTGTCGGATGCCCGCTCCGCCATCCGCCTCGTGGAGGATTATGTGGAGCGGCAAGTCGAGGCCGCCCGGCTGGCGGAGGCGAGGGAGATGGGCGGCGTGCCTGGGAGGAACATGTGA
- the betA gene encoding choline dehydrogenase, whose protein sequence is MNSYDYIVVGAGSAGCALAARLSEDPKNAVLVVEYGGTDIGPFIQMPAALSYPMGMKIYDWGFESEPEPHLAGRVLKTPRGKVLGGSSSINGMVYVRGHQADFDTWERMGAKGWDFASVLPYFRRMEASHGATSGWRGSDGPLHVTRGAQANPLHAAFIEAGKQAGYGVTEDYNGARQEGFGAMEMTVWKGKRWSAYDAYLKPNLSRKNLTVISRALVRRVIMEGTRAVGIEYAKGNGIHCVRAERDVILAASAINSPKLLMQSGIGNVEELKRNGIEPLVHRPGVGLNLQDHLEVYVQQACIQPITLFKYWNLIGKAKVGAQWLFARTGIGASNQFESCGFIRSAAGVSYPDIQFHFLPMAVRYDGHAAAEGHGFQAHVGPMRSPSRGTVTLSGPDADAKPSVRFNYMSAPEDWDDFRKAVRLTREIFAQPAFDPYRGKEIQPGDDAQSDEALDDFLRENVESAYHPCGTCKMGDADDPFAVVDPQGRVIGVEGLRVADSSIFPQITNGNLNAPSIMVGEKIADHILGKSLPRAENMQMWSHPDWRNAQR, encoded by the coding sequence GTGAACAGCTACGATTACATCGTCGTCGGCGCCGGGTCGGCCGGTTGCGCGCTTGCGGCGCGGCTGAGCGAGGACCCGAAGAACGCGGTGCTGGTGGTTGAATATGGGGGAACAGATATCGGCCCCTTCATCCAGATGCCAGCGGCTCTTTCCTATCCGATGGGCATGAAGATCTATGACTGGGGTTTTGAGAGCGAGCCGGAGCCGCATTTGGCCGGGCGGGTGCTCAAGACCCCGCGCGGAAAGGTGCTGGGCGGGTCTTCCTCCATCAACGGCATGGTCTATGTGCGCGGGCATCAGGCGGATTTCGACACCTGGGAGCGAATGGGCGCGAAGGGCTGGGACTTCGCATCCGTGCTTCCCTATTTCCGCCGCATGGAGGCAAGCCATGGCGCAACGAGCGGGTGGCGCGGTTCCGATGGCCCGCTGCATGTGACGCGCGGTGCGCAGGCCAATCCGCTTCATGCCGCCTTTATCGAGGCCGGGAAACAGGCGGGGTATGGCGTCACGGAAGACTATAACGGCGCGCGCCAGGAAGGCTTTGGCGCGATGGAGATGACTGTCTGGAAGGGCAAGCGCTGGTCCGCCTACGACGCCTATCTGAAGCCGAACCTCTCTCGCAAGAACCTGACCGTCATCTCCCGCGCGCTGGTGCGCCGGGTGATCATGGAGGGCACGCGCGCTGTCGGCATCGAATATGCCAAAGGCAATGGTATCCACTGCGTCCGGGCGGAAAGGGACGTGATCCTTGCGGCGTCTGCGATCAATTCGCCGAAGCTCCTCATGCAGTCGGGCATCGGCAATGTGGAGGAGCTGAAGCGCAATGGCATCGAGCCGCTGGTGCACCGGCCGGGTGTGGGGCTCAACCTTCAGGATCATCTGGAGGTCTATGTCCAGCAAGCCTGCATCCAGCCGATCACGCTTTTCAAATACTGGAACCTGATCGGCAAGGCGAAGGTGGGGGCGCAATGGCTCTTTGCCCGAACCGGCATCGGCGCGTCCAACCAGTTTGAAAGCTGTGGTTTCATCCGGTCCGCAGCCGGGGTCTCCTATCCCGATATCCAGTTCCACTTCCTGCCCATGGCGGTGCGCTATGACGGGCATGCGGCTGCCGAGGGCCATGGGTTTCAGGCCCATGTGGGGCCGATGCGCTCGCCCTCGCGCGGTACGGTCACGCTTTCCGGCCCGGATGCGGATGCAAAGCCATCGGTGCGCTTCAACTATATGAGCGCGCCGGAGGATTGGGATGATTTCCGCAAGGCGGTCCGCCTGACGCGCGAGATTTTCGCCCAGCCTGCTTTTGACCCGTATCGCGGCAAGGAAATCCAACCCGGAGACGATGCGCAAAGCGACGAGGCTCTGGACGATTTCCTGCGCGAGAACGTGGAAAGCGCCTATCACCCGTGCGGCACCTGCAAGATGGGCGATGCAGACGATCCTTTCGCGGTTGTGGACCCGCAAGGCCGGGTGATCGGCGTGGAGGGCTTGCGTGTCGCCGACAGCTCGATCTTCCCGCAGATCACCAACGGCAATCTCAATGCGCCGTCGATCATGGTGGGGGAGAAGATCGCCGATCATATTCTGGGCAAGAGCCTGCCGCGCGCAGAAAACATGCAGATGTGGTCCCATCCCGATTGGCGGAACGCGCAAAGGTAG
- the betB gene encoding betaine-aldehyde dehydrogenase yields MRAQPEASHFIHGVYREETEGPEFDSLYPATGEVIARVRAARAAMVNVAVASAQTGQKEWAAMPAIERGRILRRAAELLRERNRELSELETLDTGKALQETLVADAASAAECFDYFGALIATLSDEHIDLGGPFAYTRREPLGVCVGIGAWNYPIQIAGWKAAPALACGNAMVFKPSEVTPLSALKLAEILIEAGVPKGVFNVVQGDGETGRLLVGHEAVDKVSLTGSVPTGSKVAALAGEGLKKTSLELGGKSPLVIFEDADLDDAVSGAMLANFYSTGQICSNGTRVFVHRSIRKAFVEKLVERTRRMVIGDPMDEATHMGPLISQAQYDKVLFYMRLGQAEGADLVYGGDIAEVDGFADGWWVKPTIFADVADSMRIAREEIFGPVMCVFDFDDEDEVVARANDTEFGLAAGVFTKDITRAHRVVSRLKAGTCWINNYNLTPVEMPFGGMKKSGIGRENGKAAIESYSQVKGIYVESGPVECPY; encoded by the coding sequence ATGCGTGCACAACCCGAAGCCTCCCATTTCATTCACGGTGTTTACCGAGAAGAGACGGAAGGGCCCGAATTCGACAGCCTCTACCCCGCGACCGGCGAAGTGATCGCCCGTGTGCGCGCGGCGCGCGCGGCTATGGTGAATGTGGCAGTGGCGTCTGCACAGACGGGGCAGAAGGAATGGGCGGCGATGCCGGCCATCGAGCGTGGGCGGATCCTGCGGCGCGCGGCCGAACTCCTGCGCGAACGCAACCGCGAACTTTCCGAGCTTGAGACGCTGGACACCGGCAAGGCGCTTCAGGAAACGCTGGTGGCGGATGCGGCGTCCGCTGCCGAGTGCTTCGACTATTTCGGCGCGCTCATTGCGACCCTTTCGGATGAGCATATCGATCTGGGCGGGCCGTTTGCCTATACGCGGCGCGAGCCGCTGGGTGTCTGCGTCGGTATCGGTGCGTGGAACTACCCGATCCAGATTGCCGGCTGGAAGGCGGCACCTGCCCTGGCCTGCGGCAATGCGATGGTGTTCAAGCCTTCCGAGGTGACGCCGCTTTCGGCGCTGAAACTGGCCGAAATCCTGATCGAGGCCGGGGTGCCCAAGGGCGTCTTCAATGTGGTGCAGGGCGATGGCGAGACCGGGCGGCTGCTGGTCGGCCATGAGGCCGTGGACAAGGTGTCGCTAACCGGCTCCGTTCCCACCGGCTCGAAGGTGGCAGCCCTTGCGGGCGAAGGCCTGAAGAAGACCTCGCTGGAGCTGGGCGGCAAGTCGCCGCTCGTCATTTTCGAAGACGCCGATCTCGACGATGCTGTCTCGGGCGCGATGCTGGCAAATTTCTATTCTACCGGCCAGATCTGTTCCAATGGCACCCGCGTCTTCGTGCATCGCTCCATCCGCAAGGCTTTCGTGGAAAAGCTCGTGGAGCGCACGCGGCGCATGGTGATCGGCGACCCGATGGATGAGGCAACCCATATGGGTCCGCTCATCTCGCAGGCCCAGTATGACAAGGTGCTGTTCTACATGCGGCTCGGTCAGGCGGAAGGCGCGGATCTCGTCTATGGCGGCGACATCGCGGAAGTTGACGGCTTTGCCGATGGCTGGTGGGTGAAGCCGACGATTTTTGCCGATGTGGCCGACAGCATGCGCATCGCGCGCGAGGAGATTTTCGGCCCCGTCATGTGCGTCTTCGATTTCGACGACGAGGACGAGGTTGTCGCACGGGCCAATGACACCGAGTTCGGCCTGGCTGCGGGCGTCTTCACCAAGGATATCACACGCGCGCACCGGGTCGTGTCGCGGTTGAAGGCAGGCACCTGCTGGATCAACAATTACAACCTGACGCCGGTTGAAATGCCCTTTGGCGGCATGAAGAAATCCGGCATCGGGCGGGAGAACGGCAAGGCTGCGATCGAGAGCTATTCGCAGGTCAAGGGCATCTACGTGGAAAGCGGCCCGGTCGAGTGCCCATACTGA
- a CDS encoding AAA family ATPase, which produces MRIERLDLVRYGKFTDHTLDFGTRAASDETPDFHVVFGPNEAGKSTLFNAWLDLLFGIETRSAYNFLHPYPTMRIGARLALGDGPQELARIKKQSQSLLDDGGLALPEGLLQGALGGVDRDAYRTMFSLDDETLEAGGNAILASEGDLGQMLFSASSGLAAFSQELKSLRDEAGEIHRKGGRNTDLRNLRKELDELGEKRRTLDTAASAYRRLCEERDASEDAYKQALSESSSLTARLAEIETWLAALPRLVRLRELRDELQPLEALPDAPAGWAEDLPVLIKNDVRLMERKEATARSLAELDASIEAIEIDAAALEHAARIDALSERAIRARAATRDLPDEQLKLREIEGDIARILRELDQAGETDPARLLVPATRAEHLRKLMETRSGIASRVEAARRELEAAEDAAKSARETLEAAGGDARPGDGLDAVNAALSALRGSDHAARLRHGERRSAALRAQLDERLANLAPWNGDSEALMRLRLPDPADIADWKATGHRLAEDRRIIEQQRDDLSRKHARLEGERAALERSAGLFDEAEVARTRKARDEAWQDHRARLDAESAERFLQALEADDRLTVARLAQSENRARHIALTTEIAGLSREIAETARQWEGIGEKEAALQARIAAALSNADPALGALSLASLETWAANRSAALEIRSQLQEAEAERRQAAEDGKILRENLAAALAKAGTAASPDAPLESLIDLAESLIDTQARLSRLRADLETHSTQAERRRKALQAAQTEKADWTTEWRETCARCWFGLDEAPAPEIVRVLLDQLARLAPALEAHEDQMRRLKAIEATRTGFEREAKALAGELGLAAATDPLEVARLLSERVETARRARDKRIELEERRAEALANERALAAELESLTLRKEEMTSHFGVEDLEAVRKALEGLSRRAALIREAAEQERHILSGLSLADINEAESLLDAADPAALGLERAEKRQMSESAQARTRELYAAWTKAQDALKSVGGDDAVARLEEERQTLLLQIEEKARTWLRLQAGILAAEQALRAYRERHRSSMMERASRSFAEISNGAYSGLTTQADGDKEVLIGLDHAGRSKLATEMSKGTQFQLYLALRIAGYHEFVATRQSLPFVADDILETFDDERALETIRLLSDMARSGQVIYLTHHRHLCEIAKEVCPNATFHELPGPLST; this is translated from the coding sequence ATGCGCATCGAACGCCTCGACCTCGTCCGCTATGGCAAGTTCACCGATCACACGCTCGATTTCGGCACCCGCGCAGCCAGCGACGAGACGCCCGATTTCCATGTCGTCTTCGGCCCCAACGAGGCGGGCAAGTCCACGCTCTTCAACGCCTGGCTCGACCTGCTTTTCGGCATCGAGACCCGTTCGGCCTACAATTTCCTGCATCCCTATCCCACCATGCGCATCGGCGCGCGGCTGGCCTTAGGCGACGGTCCGCAGGAACTCGCCCGCATCAAGAAGCAGAGCCAGAGCCTCTTGGACGATGGCGGCCTCGCACTTCCCGAGGGCCTGTTGCAGGGCGCGCTCGGCGGTGTCGACCGCGACGCCTACCGCACCATGTTCTCGCTCGATGACGAGACGCTTGAGGCAGGCGGCAACGCCATCCTCGCCAGCGAAGGCGATCTGGGACAGATGCTGTTTTCGGCGAGTTCCGGCCTTGCCGCCTTCTCGCAAGAGCTGAAATCCCTGCGCGACGAGGCAGGCGAAATCCACCGTAAGGGCGGCCGCAACACCGACCTCCGTAACCTTCGCAAGGAGCTCGACGAACTGGGCGAGAAGCGCCGCACGCTGGACACCGCAGCGTCGGCCTATCGCCGCCTCTGCGAAGAGCGCGACGCCAGCGAGGACGCCTACAAGCAGGCGCTCTCTGAAAGCAGCAGCCTCACCGCCCGTCTCGCCGAAATCGAGACCTGGCTTGCCGCCCTTCCCCGCCTTGTCCGTTTGAGAGAACTGCGCGACGAGCTTCAGCCCCTCGAAGCGCTGCCCGACGCCCCTGCCGGCTGGGCGGAGGATCTCCCCGTCCTGATCAAGAACGACGTGCGCCTGATGGAGCGCAAGGAGGCCACCGCACGCAGCCTCGCCGAGCTGGACGCTTCCATCGAGGCAATCGAGATCGATGCCGCTGCCCTTGAACACGCCGCCCGCATCGACGCTCTGTCGGAACGCGCCATCCGCGCCAGGGCAGCCACCCGCGATCTGCCGGATGAGCAGTTGAAGCTGCGCGAGATCGAAGGCGACATCGCCCGTATCCTGCGCGAACTGGATCAGGCCGGGGAAACCGATCCGGCCCGTCTTCTGGTGCCTGCCACACGGGCCGAACACTTGCGCAAGCTCATGGAGACCCGCTCCGGCATCGCCTCGCGCGTGGAGGCGGCCAGGCGGGAACTCGAGGCTGCCGAGGACGCCGCGAAATCGGCCCGCGAAACACTGGAAGCCGCGGGCGGCGATGCCCGCCCCGGCGACGGGCTCGACGCGGTGAACGCGGCGCTCAGCGCCTTGCGCGGCAGCGACCACGCCGCCCGCCTGCGCCATGGCGAACGCCGGAGCGCGGCCTTGCGCGCCCAGCTTGACGAGCGTCTCGCAAACCTTGCCCCCTGGAACGGCGACAGCGAGGCTCTGATGCGGCTGAGGCTTCCCGATCCCGCCGATATCGCGGACTGGAAAGCGACTGGCCATCGCCTTGCCGAGGACCGCCGCATCATCGAGCAGCAAAGGGACGATCTTTCCCGCAAGCATGCGCGCCTTGAGGGCGAACGCGCCGCCCTTGAACGCAGCGCCGGCCTCTTCGATGAGGCGGAAGTCGCCCGCACCCGCAAAGCCCGCGATGAGGCCTGGCAGGACCATCGCGCCAGGCTCGATGCCGAAAGCGCCGAACGGTTTCTTCAGGCCCTTGAGGCCGATGACCGCCTGACCGTTGCCCGCCTCGCACAGTCGGAAAACCGCGCCCGTCACATCGCCCTGACGACGGAGATCGCGGGCCTTTCCCGCGAGATTGCGGAAACCGCCCGCCAGTGGGAGGGGATCGGTGAAAAAGAGGCCGCGCTTCAGGCCCGGATCGCGGCCGCGCTTTCAAATGCCGATCCCGCCCTTGGCGCGCTCTCGCTTGCAAGCCTTGAGACATGGGCCGCCAACCGCAGCGCGGCGCTGGAAATCCGCAGCCAGTTGCAGGAGGCGGAGGCGGAACGCCGTCAGGCCGCCGAAGACGGGAAGATCCTGCGCGAGAACCTTGCCGCAGCACTTGCCAAGGCAGGCACTGCCGCGAGCCCCGATGCGCCGCTGGAAAGCCTGATCGACCTAGCCGAAAGCCTGATCGATACGCAAGCCCGCCTTTCGCGCCTTCGCGCCGACCTTGAGACCCACTCCACACAGGCCGAGCGCCGCCGCAAGGCGTTGCAAGCAGCGCAGACCGAAAAGGCCGACTGGACCACCGAATGGCGCGAGACCTGCGCGCGGTGCTGGTTTGGCCTGGACGAAGCCCCCGCCCCGGAAATCGTGCGCGTGTTGCTCGACCAGCTTGCAAGGCTCGCCCCCGCCCTTGAAGCGCACGAGGATCAGATGCGCCGGCTCAAAGCCATCGAGGCAACCCGGACCGGCTTCGAGCGCGAGGCCAAGGCCCTTGCCGGTGAGCTCGGCCTTGCCGCCGCCACCGATCCGCTTGAGGTCGCGCGCCTGCTCAGCGAGCGCGTGGAAACCGCCCGCAGGGCCCGGGACAAACGCATCGAGCTTGAAGAACGGCGCGCGGAGGCTCTCGCAAACGAACGCGCCCTCGCTGCCGAGCTGGAAAGCCTGACACTGCGCAAAGAGGAAATGACGTCCCATTTCGGCGTGGAAGATCTGGAAGCCGTGCGCAAGGCGCTGGAAGGTCTTTCCCGGCGCGCGGCGCTCATCCGTGAGGCTGCCGAGCAGGAACGCCACATCCTCTCCGGTCTCTCCCTTGCCGATATCAATGAGGCGGAAAGCCTGCTCGATGCGGCGGATCCGGCGGCCCTTGGCCTTGAGCGTGCGGAAAAGCGCCAGATGAGCGAAAGCGCGCAAGCGCGCACCCGCGAGCTCTATGCGGCATGGACGAAGGCGCAGGATGCCCTGAAGTCCGTCGGCGGGGACGATGCGGTCGCCCGTCTGGAGGAAGAGCGCCAGACGCTTCTGCTCCAGATTGAGGAAAAGGCCCGCACCTGGCTGCGCCTTCAGGCGGGCATTCTGGCGGCCGAACAGGCGCTACGCGCCTATCGCGAACGCCACCGTTCCTCGATGATGGAACGTGCCAGCCGGTCCTTCGCGGAGATTTCCAACGGAGCCTATTCCGGGCTCACGACACAGGCCGATGGCGACAAGGAAGTGCTCATCGGGCTCGATCACGCGGGCCGCTCAAAGCTTGCAACCGAGATGTCCAAGGGCACCCAGTTCCAGCTTTATCTGGCGCTGCGCATCGCCGGATACCACGAGTTCGTCGCAACCCGGCAGAGCCTGCCCTTTGTCGCCGACGATATCCTTGAAACCTTCGACGACGAGCGCGCCCTGGAAACCATCCGGCTGCTTTCGGATATGGCGCGAAGCGGGCAGGTCATCTACCTGACCCACCACCGCCATCTCTGCGAGATCGCAAAAGAGGTCTGCCCGAACGCCACGTTCCACGAGCTGCCCGGGCCTCTTTCAACCTGA